In the genome of Vibrio sp. NTOU-M3, one region contains:
- a CDS encoding class I SAM-dependent methyltransferase, which yields MQAEKLPVFFQHLINELVNAPDEVRRLFHGRGRQWPGLEQLTCDWLQGQLVVNLFKEVDDTFIAVLKQGLEYLAQSDVWKQKQGISMVLQHRYTDGAPSEVIWGELNSRPVVVESDLKYQLDIGRNQNFGLFLDMRFGRDWVKANAKHKNVLNLFSYTCGFSVAAIAGGADNVVNVDMAKASLAKGRENHRLNEHNLNQVSFLAHDIFKSWGKIKKAGPYDMVIIDPPSFQKGSFALTKDYKKILRRLPDLLSSEGQVLACVNSPAVSSEFLIEGMKEEAPELTFRERLENPPEFTDVDPEASLKALIFS from the coding sequence ATGCAGGCAGAGAAGTTGCCTGTTTTTTTTCAACACTTGATCAATGAATTGGTCAATGCTCCAGATGAAGTGCGTCGCTTATTTCATGGGAGAGGCCGTCAATGGCCAGGTCTTGAGCAACTGACTTGTGACTGGTTGCAAGGGCAACTGGTTGTTAACTTGTTTAAAGAAGTGGATGACACTTTTATCGCTGTGCTTAAACAAGGGTTGGAATACCTTGCTCAGAGTGATGTTTGGAAGCAAAAGCAAGGCATCAGCATGGTATTGCAACATCGCTATACCGATGGCGCACCTTCCGAAGTGATTTGGGGTGAGCTCAATAGTCGACCTGTTGTGGTAGAAAGTGACCTAAAATATCAGCTCGATATTGGTCGAAACCAAAACTTTGGTTTGTTTTTGGATATGCGATTTGGCCGAGATTGGGTGAAAGCGAACGCCAAACACAAAAACGTACTCAACTTATTTTCATACACCTGTGGTTTCTCAGTGGCTGCTATTGCTGGTGGAGCAGACAACGTGGTGAACGTTGATATGGCAAAAGCCTCTTTGGCAAAAGGACGAGAGAATCATCGCCTTAATGAGCATAATCTCAATCAGGTTAGCTTTTTAGCACATGATATTTTTAAATCATGGGGCAAAATCAAAAAGGCTGGGCCTTATGACATGGTGATCATTGATCCTCCTTCATTCCAAAAAGGAAGCTTTGCGTTAACGAAAGATTATAAAAAGATTTTACGTCGCCTACCGGATCTATTGTCTTCAGAGGGACAAGTATTGGCATGCGTTAATTCGCCAGCGGTAAGCAGTGAGTTTTTGATTGAAGGCATGAAAGAAGAAGCGCCAGAGCTAACCTTCCGTGAGCGGTTAGAGAATCCGCCGGAGTTTACCGATGTTGATCCTGAAGCATCGCTTAAGGCGTTGATATTTAGTTAA
- a CDS encoding methyl-accepting chemotaxis protein encodes MKLSVRKKLYAGFGGIVLIMGAMVTMIWLEVMGSYRVAEELRSDDVPESMYYLFLIDDTGDVFRDAMGMVNGVPGAASDYQSSKAEFANTLENVKKLETPGKEDYRNLLEIEKLMANFASEFERDIVPKLKGDYDMSLSVQNLRDLYEVYLVSIEDMLDKTSASERQDTDEAFDTLMTSFNSIENSIYVMTAIAIALSVGIALALSKSITNRLSHLDSVAQRVAEGDLTAEDIDDKSGDELANLASSVNRMQSSLVSLISSMSNVTSEVKVVTNELSTVSQDIVSGASSQADKASLIATAAEELSLTISEVAQQGNSTFEEARRSEESATQGRTVISDMVGSIQQVSIQMGEMSGQMNELGAHGEQIGSVIKVIEEIAEQTNLLALNAAIEAARAGEAGRGFAVVADEVRALAERTTKATQEVGGIIQSIQSGTQEAVTYTDENCRLVEVGVSQSTGAVNALDEIVSGAANVQAMVNSIATAAEEQTAVTKEIASDITAISDISVRSLQLANSSSESVDGLNNKVAELEQLIGKFKLS; translated from the coding sequence ATGAAGTTATCGGTACGTAAAAAGTTGTATGCCGGTTTTGGCGGTATTGTGTTGATCATGGGAGCAATGGTGACGATGATCTGGTTAGAAGTCATGGGTTCCTATCGAGTTGCAGAAGAGCTTCGTTCTGATGATGTTCCTGAGAGCATGTATTACCTATTTTTGATTGATGACACAGGTGATGTTTTCCGTGATGCGATGGGTATGGTGAATGGCGTGCCGGGGGCGGCTTCAGATTACCAATCGAGCAAAGCAGAATTTGCTAACACCTTGGAGAATGTGAAAAAGCTTGAAACTCCAGGAAAAGAAGATTATCGAAACCTGCTTGAAATTGAAAAGCTGATGGCGAACTTTGCGTCAGAGTTTGAGCGAGATATCGTGCCGAAGCTAAAAGGGGATTACGATATGTCGCTTAGCGTGCAAAATCTGCGCGACTTATATGAGGTTTACTTAGTTTCAATTGAAGACATGCTTGATAAAACCTCTGCATCTGAACGTCAAGATACAGATGAAGCATTTGATACCTTAATGACATCTTTTAACTCGATTGAAAACTCAATTTATGTGATGACTGCAATCGCAATTGCGCTGTCAGTCGGTATTGCGCTAGCGTTATCAAAGTCAATTACTAACCGCTTAAGTCACTTAGATTCTGTTGCTCAACGTGTGGCTGAAGGAGATTTAACGGCAGAAGATATCGATGATAAGTCTGGTGATGAATTGGCAAACCTTGCTTCATCAGTGAATCGCATGCAAAGCTCTCTGGTTAGCCTTATCAGTTCAATGTCCAATGTCACCTCTGAAGTTAAAGTGGTCACCAATGAACTATCAACTGTTAGCCAAGATATTGTTTCAGGTGCCTCTTCACAAGCGGATAAAGCCAGCCTCATTGCAACCGCAGCCGAAGAACTAAGCCTAACCATCTCAGAAGTTGCACAACAAGGTAACTCCACATTTGAAGAAGCGCGCCGTTCTGAAGAGTCAGCGACTCAAGGGCGTACCGTCATCTCAGATATGGTTGGAAGTATTCAACAAGTTTCCATTCAAATGGGCGAAATGTCCGGGCAGATGAATGAACTTGGTGCTCATGGTGAGCAGATTGGCAGCGTCATCAAGGTCATTGAAGAGATTGCTGAGCAAACAAACTTGCTGGCCCTGAATGCTGCAATTGAAGCGGCTCGTGCAGGGGAAGCCGGCCGAGGCTTCGCTGTGGTTGCGGATGAAGTGCGTGCTCTTGCTGAGCGAACAACCAAAGCGACGCAAGAAGTCGGTGGCATTATCCAGTCTATCCAGTCTGGTACGCAGGAAGCGGTCACTTATACCGATGAAAACTGCCGTTTGGTAGAAGTTGGTGTTAGTCAAAGTACAGGCGCCGTCAATGCGTTGGATGAAATTGTGTCTGGTGCAGCAAATGTTCAGGCAATGGTGAATTCAATTGCGACAGCTGCGGAAGAACAAACCGCTGTAACCAAAGAGATTGCGTCGGATATTACCGCCATCAGTGACATTTCAGTTCGTTCACTGCAATTGGCAAACAGCAGCTCTGAGAGTGTTGATGGCCTAAATAATAAAGTAGCAGAGCTTGAACAGCTCATTGGTAAGTTCAAACTGAGCTAA
- a CDS encoding sodium-dependent transporter: MASNARGHFSSRIGFIMAAAGSAVGLGNVWGFPTKAASNGGAAFLVIYLAMVFLLAFPMLVAELTIGRHGQSNPIASLKSVWTKNRAAAGFFGVIAMVAASLILSFYSILAGWLMGFAAAPTLEVVGLQSAADWLVNFSGARNVLLATLFSVLTIYVVKNGVADGIEKWSSRLMPMLFVLFGVMIIYIFTQDGAMEGLKMYLVPDFSQVTPSLLVDAMGQAFFSLSLGVGSMMVYGSYLKKDVNLPKTAGQVAAIDTGVALAAGLLILPAMFVAKNNGVEIFNDAGQLMSSGDLVFAVLPSMFHTMGGVGVIIGTGFFVLMVIAALTSSISLLEVPVSCAQDELKMERTKATWVIGGVILVLSIVISLNFGALFGLIADISTVYMQPLLGVIWAIVVGWIWNRNKLLNELKEGNPEIEQGLFWKIWPWYVRVICPVAIMAVFIFSII, translated from the coding sequence ATGGCAAGTAATGCAAGAGGCCATTTCTCATCGAGAATCGGTTTTATTATGGCGGCAGCGGGATCTGCTGTCGGATTAGGAAACGTTTGGGGATTTCCAACGAAAGCCGCGAGCAATGGTGGTGCGGCATTTTTGGTTATCTACCTTGCAATGGTATTTTTATTAGCATTCCCAATGCTGGTTGCTGAACTGACTATCGGTCGTCATGGTCAATCAAACCCTATCGCATCTCTCAAATCCGTATGGACAAAAAATCGTGCTGCGGCTGGATTTTTTGGGGTAATCGCAATGGTTGCTGCGTCATTAATCCTAAGTTTCTACTCTATTTTAGCAGGCTGGTTAATGGGTTTTGCCGCAGCGCCAACATTAGAAGTGGTTGGCCTGCAAAGCGCGGCTGACTGGTTGGTAAATTTTAGTGGTGCACGAAATGTGCTACTCGCGACTCTGTTTTCTGTGCTCACTATCTACGTGGTTAAAAATGGCGTAGCTGATGGTATCGAGAAATGGTCGAGTCGCCTGATGCCAATGCTGTTTGTGCTATTTGGAGTGATGATCATTTATATCTTCACCCAAGATGGCGCAATGGAAGGCTTGAAAATGTACCTTGTCCCTGATTTTTCTCAGGTGACACCGTCGCTACTTGTGGACGCGATGGGGCAGGCCTTCTTCTCACTCTCTCTTGGTGTGGGCTCGATGATGGTTTATGGCTCTTACCTTAAAAAAGACGTCAATCTTCCAAAGACGGCAGGACAAGTTGCTGCGATTGATACCGGTGTTGCATTAGCGGCAGGTCTTCTTATTTTGCCTGCGATGTTTGTTGCGAAAAACAATGGTGTAGAAATCTTTAATGACGCAGGCCAGCTGATGAGCTCTGGTGATTTGGTATTTGCTGTTTTACCTTCCATGTTCCACACCATGGGTGGCGTTGGTGTCATCATTGGCACAGGTTTCTTTGTTCTGATGGTCATTGCGGCACTGACATCTTCCATTTCATTGTTAGAAGTTCCTGTTTCTTGTGCTCAAGATGAGCTAAAGATGGAGCGTACCAAAGCAACATGGGTGATTGGTGGGGTTATCTTAGTTCTGAGTATCGTAATCTCGCTCAATTTTGGCGCGCTATTCGGTTTGATTGCTGACATCTCAACCGTGTACATGCAGCCATTGCTAGGTGTGATTTGGGCGATTGTCGTTGGCTGGATCTGGAATCGCAATAAACTGCTTAATGAGCTTAAAGAAGGCAACCCTGAAATCGAACAAGGCCTATTCTGGAAAATTTGGCCATGGTATGTTCGAGTGATATGTCCGGTAGCTATTATGGCCGTCTTCATTTTCTCAATCATTTAG
- a CDS encoding TetR/AcrR family transcriptional regulator, protein MAKKKYSIDEVIAQVTDLFWKNGYSATSIQHISKATGLKPGSLYNEFGSKEGLFRLALENYAAQSVVDIHEAVATQGGIQSAITFILNDLVQQTEQSQYCGCFLVKAQLELSALDDDLQFLATEKLQEIEKTYAEHLRSIFSDEQAKHYAHQLMMVIFGIRIYGYQKGAGDALQDTMDAFLPWLKESSF, encoded by the coding sequence ATGGCAAAAAAGAAGTATTCAATTGATGAAGTAATTGCACAGGTTACTGATTTGTTTTGGAAAAATGGTTACTCGGCAACCAGTATCCAACACATCTCTAAGGCAACTGGGTTGAAGCCCGGTAGTTTGTACAATGAATTTGGCAGCAAGGAAGGTTTGTTTCGCTTAGCTCTAGAGAATTATGCCGCGCAATCAGTGGTGGATATTCATGAGGCGGTTGCGACGCAAGGTGGTATCCAATCCGCCATTACTTTCATTTTGAACGATTTGGTTCAACAGACTGAGCAGAGTCAATATTGCGGTTGTTTTTTAGTTAAAGCGCAATTAGAGCTGTCAGCGTTAGATGATGACTTACAGTTTTTAGCGACAGAAAAACTACAAGAGATCGAGAAAACATACGCGGAACACTTACGAAGTATCTTTAGTGATGAACAAGCAAAACACTATGCTCATCAACTGATGATGGTGATCTTTGGCATTCGTATATACGGGTATCAAAAAGGAGCAGGGGACGCACTACAAGATACGATGGATGCGTTTTTACCATGGTTGAAAGAAAGCAGTTTTTGA
- the cls gene encoding cardiolipin synthase — protein sequence MEKFYQFLTLASIVLYWLLVAGVTLRVVLKRRAVSVSLAWLMIIYIIPIVGVACYFLFGELNLGRKRAERAKEMFTPFEKWFSQLNDCHAHSPETFGQHISRIDELCNNRLGLPALSGNTLSLQSSPQDILHSVIEDIEAAQSSIRMVFYIWHPGGLADSVASALIRASKRGVDVKLLLDSAGSPRFFRSHWHQMMKSAGIEVLQALEVSPWRIFLRRLDLRQHRKIIVIDDKVAYTGSMNMVDPAFFKQESGVGQWIDIMVRVTGPTVNVLSAIHCWDWEVETGSRTMPQLPECQIDPNEPQHPIQVVPSGPGMPEHLISQVLTLAINQANQSVRITTPYFVPSADLLETLKLTAQRGITVELIIPQKNDSMMVQWASRAFYTELMEAGVKIFEFYGGLLHTKSVVIDEQFCLVGTVNMDMRSLWLNFELTLAVDDEAFTKEMYWLQQSYIEQSIEIQLSNWQQRSLYSRFLERVFYLFNPLL from the coding sequence ATGGAAAAGTTCTACCAATTTCTTACATTAGCAAGCATCGTGCTTTACTGGCTGCTGGTTGCAGGTGTAACTTTACGTGTAGTTCTAAAGCGTCGAGCCGTTAGCGTTTCACTCGCTTGGTTGATGATCATCTATATCATCCCGATTGTCGGCGTAGCCTGCTATTTTCTGTTTGGAGAGCTGAATTTAGGTAGGAAGCGGGCAGAACGGGCGAAAGAGATGTTTACGCCTTTTGAAAAATGGTTTTCGCAACTGAATGATTGCCATGCCCACTCACCTGAAACTTTTGGCCAGCACATTTCTCGCATCGACGAGCTGTGTAACAACCGCTTAGGGTTACCTGCATTAAGTGGTAATACGCTGTCATTACAAAGCTCACCACAAGATATCCTCCATTCAGTGATCGAAGACATCGAAGCCGCCCAATCAAGCATTCGGATGGTGTTTTATATCTGGCATCCCGGAGGCCTAGCCGATTCCGTTGCATCCGCACTTATCCGTGCCTCTAAACGCGGTGTTGATGTAAAACTCTTGTTAGACTCCGCAGGCAGCCCACGCTTTTTCCGCAGCCATTGGCACCAAATGATGAAAAGCGCAGGTATAGAAGTACTGCAAGCATTAGAGGTGAGCCCATGGCGTATCTTTCTACGCCGGTTGGATCTTCGCCAGCACCGAAAAATCATCGTAATCGATGATAAAGTCGCCTATACGGGTTCGATGAATATGGTCGACCCTGCATTCTTCAAACAAGAGTCTGGTGTTGGTCAGTGGATTGATATCATGGTTCGTGTTACTGGCCCAACGGTCAACGTGCTTTCTGCGATTCATTGCTGGGACTGGGAGGTCGAAACAGGCTCTCGTACCATGCCTCAGTTGCCTGAATGTCAAATTGACCCGAATGAACCACAACACCCTATTCAAGTTGTCCCATCCGGACCGGGCATGCCTGAGCATTTGATTTCTCAAGTGCTGACGTTGGCGATCAACCAAGCGAATCAATCGGTCAGGATCACTACCCCTTACTTCGTACCCAGTGCTGATCTGCTAGAAACATTAAAGCTAACTGCTCAAAGAGGCATCACCGTAGAGCTTATCATCCCCCAGAAAAATGATTCGATGATGGTGCAATGGGCATCACGAGCATTTTATACCGAACTTATGGAAGCTGGCGTTAAGATCTTTGAATTTTACGGTGGTCTACTGCATACCAAATCTGTCGTGATTGATGAGCAATTCTGCTTAGTCGGTACCGTGAATATGGACATGCGGAGTTTGTGGCTCAACTTTGAACTTACGCTCGCCGTCGACGACGAAGCATTTACTAAAGAAATGTACTGGCTCCAACAGAGCTATATTGAACAATCCATCGAGATCCAGTTGAGTAACTGGCAGCAACGCTCACTGTATTCACGCTTTCTTGAACGAGTTTTCTACTTGTTCAACCCGCTACTCTAA
- a CDS encoding 2Fe-2S iron-sulfur cluster-binding protein, which produces MYSQWQQNQAVSLRCIDKWQETPDCVSFRLQHPEKPQSHSFKPGQFISLGIDLDGKTEYRAYSISSLPSDPFLQLTVKRVEGGKVSNHLVDHLKIGDDLQVLRPAGEFNCIDHPPAKRKALLISAGCGITPVFSMANYWLSQNQAIDIQFLHIARNKQLTIYFDQLETMQAVHSDFSLSLLLKDAQGTRHPQGRLNKEWLSELVVDLYERTVFLCGPKQFMLDVKQYLSELNFDMNHFFEESFTPNESEAVSQAEEQQSVTLSVPAFGQSFTVNSGEVLADALENAGLPLIVACRSGICGSCKCKVTKGSVTSTSQETLTDEEIEQGYVLACSSTIKGDIEAELN; this is translated from the coding sequence ATGTATTCCCAATGGCAACAAAATCAAGCTGTTTCACTTCGTTGTATTGATAAATGGCAGGAAACACCTGACTGCGTTAGTTTCCGTCTTCAGCATCCGGAAAAGCCTCAATCTCACTCATTCAAACCCGGGCAATTCATCAGTCTTGGCATCGATTTAGATGGTAAAACTGAATATCGAGCCTATTCCATCAGCTCTTTACCGAGTGACCCTTTCTTACAACTGACTGTTAAGCGTGTTGAAGGCGGAAAAGTCTCTAACCACCTCGTCGATCACCTTAAAATTGGTGACGACCTTCAAGTGCTGCGCCCTGCTGGTGAGTTCAATTGTATCGACCATCCACCAGCAAAAAGAAAAGCGCTACTTATTAGTGCCGGCTGTGGTATCACACCGGTTTTCTCAATGGCGAACTATTGGCTAAGTCAAAACCAAGCGATCGACATTCAGTTTCTGCATATCGCCAGAAATAAACAACTGACGATTTATTTTGATCAACTGGAAACCATGCAAGCCGTGCATAGTGATTTCTCTCTAAGTCTGTTGTTAAAAGACGCTCAAGGCACTAGACACCCACAAGGACGATTGAATAAAGAATGGTTAAGTGAATTGGTTGTAGATTTGTACGAAAGAACCGTTTTTCTCTGCGGACCGAAGCAATTTATGCTGGATGTAAAACAGTACTTATCGGAACTCAACTTCGATATGAATCACTTCTTTGAAGAGAGTTTTACGCCCAACGAATCAGAAGCAGTGTCCCAAGCGGAAGAACAGCAAAGTGTCACGCTCTCCGTTCCGGCATTTGGCCAGAGTTTTACCGTCAATTCAGGTGAAGTATTGGCGGATGCGCTTGAAAATGCAGGCTTGCCATTAATCGTCGCTTGCCGTAGTGGTATTTGCGGTTCTTGTAAATGTAAAGTCACCAAAGGCAGCGTTACTTCAACCAGTCAAGAAACCCTGACTGATGAAGAAATTGAACAAGGTTACGTGCTGGCCTGTTCGTCGACTATCAAAGGTGATATAGAAGCTGAACTGAACTAA
- a CDS encoding L-dopachrome tautomerase-related protein, with the protein MKKHALATLGALALAISTNVFAADLNIVHQFDKQNPPGNIGVSESGRLFMSNHHFYGADNKIVEIKNNGKVVAYPNEAFSQSLNPVLGVIVDKEGVLWMLETADETTHNGRLIGWDTKKNQLHQIVYLAAPVIPADSFLNDLVVDRDNEMVYITDTGAGYNSALVVIDLKTGMAKRVLEGTQFTQPEDTDIVINGKTVMMGDAPARIGVNPITLDSKNKWLYFGAMNGTKLYRVKTDDLRNAKLSSKDLEKRVEVYADKPMSDGITIDENDNVYVTDLENNAVGYIGKDRQYKILHNSSELLSWSDGFATTANGKIFVTVNKLHKSPVLNQNKDESGNRYYIVEFDALAETKVGH; encoded by the coding sequence ATGAAAAAACATGCACTAGCAACTCTGGGCGCACTTGCTTTAGCTATCTCTACCAACGTATTCGCTGCCGACCTAAACATTGTTCATCAGTTTGATAAACAAAACCCTCCAGGTAACATTGGCGTTTCAGAATCTGGTCGTCTTTTTATGAGCAATCACCATTTTTATGGTGCCGACAACAAAATCGTAGAAATCAAAAATAACGGCAAAGTGGTGGCATACCCAAATGAAGCATTCAGCCAAAGTCTAAACCCGGTATTAGGCGTTATCGTTGACAAAGAAGGCGTACTTTGGATGCTAGAAACGGCTGACGAAACGACTCACAACGGCCGTTTAATTGGTTGGGATACAAAGAAAAACCAACTACATCAAATCGTTTACCTGGCAGCACCAGTCATTCCAGCAGACTCTTTCCTTAACGATTTAGTCGTCGATCGTGATAACGAAATGGTTTACATCACAGATACTGGCGCAGGTTACAACTCTGCACTGGTAGTGATTGACTTAAAAACTGGTATGGCGAAACGCGTATTGGAAGGCACTCAGTTTACTCAACCTGAAGACACCGATATTGTTATCAATGGCAAAACTGTCATGATGGGTGACGCACCTGCACGCATTGGCGTTAACCCAATCACACTAGATAGCAAAAACAAGTGGTTATACTTTGGTGCGATGAATGGTACTAAGCTATATCGCGTGAAAACTGATGATCTACGTAACGCGAAACTATCGAGTAAAGACCTAGAAAAACGTGTTGAAGTTTATGCAGATAAGCCGATGAGTGACGGTATCACTATCGATGAAAATGACAACGTTTACGTGACAGATCTAGAAAATAATGCGGTTGGTTATATCGGCAAAGATCGCCAGTACAAAATCTTGCACAACAGCTCTGAATTACTAAGCTGGAGCGATGGTTTTGCAACAACAGCGAATGGCAAGATCTTTGTAACAGTAAACAAACTGCATAAATCGCCAGTACTGAACCAAAACAAAGACGAAAGCGGCAATCGCTACTACATTGTTGAATTCGATGCGCTAGCTGAAACAAAAGTTGGCCACTAA
- a CDS encoding glycosyl hydrolase family 28-related protein, producing MSTTNIKQSFFTLQDLINCTSLSEGDVAETLGYHDLNDGGGATYAIIKGSVEHKGADIELGRELIAQLVCSGPVNPKQFGAIGDGETDDTDAVQSAFDYAVDRSIIIDDNPNDGDPKRSIYFLTMHIPSGIYLIKPLTIANVNGLSIVGDGNRATIFKSALSGAGNLEPLFKFLPGTYEGAAVSGFTLSNIGFKAPGYLGPIVQISSIWDSCRLQELSFDGFSGNALRFLKRADETPNAYRYVEGVVIEQCYFLGDNKKQGFLASAPLVEFPEGGNEVSILNSKLYIQTTATTEMNTPEALNEYNSRSAIKAGPFNKGWEINGCSFACTINAKVIDIEDGNSHRIYGNMFERIGEYTEGQELGFNPCLIHWSNCANGGLIENNRREHPVSLKKHYILNACNHIVVNEFNMDPSKVDLSTAHQCPCTFASDQTIGYQSVNNLPGNVIASNSGSWSNISNALRITQRDTTGSAQEDKNYPTLQFSTVAHVINPGEEHLTAKADATASLKLKHSSNRGELHISSKGHKDEQDKLAAVISNGYLRLAHNNGLPENPADDAVRGSFRYDAEKDRLLFKTSSGWKVVNLLDL from the coding sequence ATGTCGACAACAAATATCAAGCAAAGTTTTTTTACGCTACAAGATTTAATTAATTGCACATCTCTATCAGAGGGTGACGTGGCAGAAACACTAGGCTATCACGATCTAAATGATGGAGGTGGTGCAACTTACGCAATAATAAAAGGCAGTGTTGAACACAAAGGAGCTGATATTGAGCTTGGCCGTGAATTGATTGCACAATTAGTTTGCTCAGGCCCGGTGAACCCTAAACAGTTTGGGGCGATTGGCGATGGAGAAACGGATGATACTGACGCGGTTCAATCAGCATTTGATTATGCTGTGGATCGCTCAATAATCATTGATGACAATCCCAATGATGGCGATCCCAAGCGCTCAATATACTTTCTTACAATGCATATCCCTTCGGGAATATATTTAATTAAGCCGTTAACGATTGCCAATGTAAACGGACTTAGTATTGTGGGAGATGGAAACCGGGCAACCATATTTAAATCCGCTCTATCTGGCGCTGGTAATTTAGAGCCATTGTTTAAGTTTTTGCCAGGCACGTATGAGGGCGCCGCAGTCAGTGGCTTTACTCTGTCTAATATCGGATTTAAGGCGCCAGGGTATTTAGGGCCTATTGTTCAAATCTCAAGCATTTGGGATAGTTGTCGATTGCAAGAACTCAGCTTCGACGGTTTTTCAGGCAATGCTCTGAGATTTTTAAAACGAGCTGATGAGACTCCGAATGCATACCGATATGTAGAAGGTGTAGTTATTGAACAATGTTATTTTCTAGGTGATAACAAAAAACAAGGTTTTCTTGCTAGTGCACCTTTAGTTGAGTTTCCAGAAGGTGGGAATGAAGTTTCTATCCTGAATAGTAAACTCTATATTCAAACCACAGCAACTACAGAGATGAATACACCAGAAGCACTTAATGAATACAATTCTCGCTCAGCAATTAAAGCTGGTCCTTTCAATAAAGGATGGGAAATTAATGGGTGTTCGTTTGCTTGCACCATAAACGCAAAAGTTATCGATATAGAAGATGGTAATAGCCATCGAATCTATGGAAACATGTTTGAACGGATCGGTGAGTACACGGAAGGGCAAGAATTAGGATTCAACCCTTGCTTAATTCATTGGTCTAACTGTGCTAATGGTGGTTTGATAGAAAATAACCGTCGAGAACATCCGGTTTCTCTTAAAAAACACTATATTTTAAATGCGTGCAACCATATTGTAGTTAACGAATTCAATATGGACCCATCAAAAGTGGATTTAAGTACAGCTCACCAATGCCCTTGTACATTTGCCTCAGACCAAACCATAGGATACCAATCTGTAAACAACCTACCGGGAAATGTTATAGCGAGCAATAGTGGTTCATGGTCCAACATATCGAATGCTTTACGGATAACTCAACGCGATACAACAGGAAGCGCCCAAGAAGATAAAAATTATCCAACACTCCAATTTAGCACTGTTGCGCATGTTATCAATCCGGGAGAAGAACACCTAACTGCTAAAGCGGATGCTACTGCCTCATTAAAGCTTAAGCATTCGTCTAATAGAGGCGAACTCCATATTTCGAGTAAAGGACATAAAGACGAGCAAGATAAGCTAGCTGCGGTTATCTCTAATGGCTACCTTCGATTGGCACATAACAATGGCTTACCTGAAAACCCAGCAGATGATGCAGTTCGAGGCTCATTTCGATACGATGCTGAAAAAGACCGTCTACTCTTCAAAACATCATCAGGTTGGAAAGTTGTTAACCTTTTAGATCTCTGA
- a CDS encoding TIGR01621 family pseudouridine synthase, whose translation MFDILFTHDDFLIINKHPNVSVHKDDGDTMLLQEVACKTGDSQLYLVHRLDKMTSGILLLARHSTAASALSQAFAQRYVSKFYLALGSKKPKKKQGLVSGDMERSRRSSWKLVNSQNNPAITQFFSAAAEPGERLFLCKPHTGKTHQIRVALKSVGSPIVGDAIYNAASSADRGYLHAFALGFTYLNQSYQFVCDPREFASLGEKWHHETVSQGISDWLKPWELSWPNLKK comes from the coding sequence ATGTTTGATATTCTATTCACTCATGATGATTTTCTCATCATCAATAAACACCCTAATGTATCTGTCCATAAAGATGATGGCGATACCATGCTGCTACAAGAAGTCGCGTGTAAAACAGGGGACTCACAACTTTATCTGGTCCACCGCTTAGACAAAATGACTTCTGGGATCTTGCTGCTTGCACGTCACTCTACGGCTGCGAGTGCTCTGTCTCAGGCTTTTGCACAGCGATATGTCTCGAAGTTTTATTTGGCATTGGGGAGTAAAAAGCCCAAGAAGAAGCAGGGTTTAGTGAGTGGAGATATGGAACGCTCGCGCAGATCATCATGGAAGTTAGTCAATAGCCAGAATAACCCTGCTATCACGCAATTTTTCTCAGCCGCAGCTGAGCCGGGCGAGCGGCTGTTTTTATGTAAACCTCATACAGGTAAAACACACCAAATTCGTGTTGCGTTAAAGTCGGTAGGTTCACCAATTGTTGGTGATGCAATTTATAACGCAGCAAGTAGCGCGGATCGCGGTTATCTTCATGCTTTTGCTTTGGGTTTTACCTACTTAAATCAGTCTTATCAATTTGTTTGTGATCCACGTGAATTTGCCTCATTGGGCGAAAAATGGCATCACGAAACCGTCAGTCAGGGGATTTCTGATTGGCTTAAACCATGGGAATTATCATGGCCGAATCTCAAAAAATAA